Below is a genomic region from Myxococcota bacterium.
GACGCGCTGGGCGGCGGGCCCGAGGGCTACATGGCGGTGGGGGCCCTCTACGGCGCCATGATCGCGCTGCCTTGGTTCGCGATCTACGGAGTCACATGGGAGCGCCCCGACTTCCAGGACCGCGCCAACGAGACGAGCTTCTTCGAGGGCGTCCGCATCGCGGCGAAGAACGCCAACTTTCGCGCCCTGGTCGGGCTCTACCTCTGCGGTCGGACGGCGATGGACCTCGTCGCCGCGGTGCTGATCATCTACTTCACCGCCTGGCTCTTCCGCACCGGCGACTTCGAGATCACGATGGGCCTCTTCTTCGTGCTCGTGGTGCTATCGCTGCCGTTCTGGGTGCGCTTCGCCCAGGGCCTGGAGAAGTCCAGCGTCTTCATGGTCGGCTCCCTGTGGTGGGCAGTCTCGCTGGCCGTGCTGATCTTCGTGCAGCCCGACTGGCCGCGCATGTTGATCCTCGCCGCCGCCCCGATCGGCGCCATCGGCTACGCCGTCATGGACCTGATGCCCTGGTCGATGCTGGGCGAGGTGGTCGACGAGGACGACCTCGAGACGGGCGAACGCCGTGAGGGCACCTTCTACGGGCTCTTCATGTTCCTCCGGAAACTTGCCGGCACCCTGGCGGTGGCCGTCGCCCTCTTCGTGCTCGAGCGACGCGGCTATGCCGCGTACGGGCCCCAGCCCTGGGAGGCGTTGACCACGATCCGCTGGTCCGCCTCGCTGGTTCCCGCGTTCTTCGTGCTGCTCTCGGTGTGGTTCGCGCGCAGCTACACCCTCACCCGCGCACGCCACAACGAGATCCTCGCCGCGCTCGATGCGAGGAACGCGAACGCGCCCGTGTCAGGCGGCGACGCCAGCCCGGCGTAGCGTCCCCTCGGTCAGCGCCGCGACGTCGGGTTCGTCGCGGAAGCTGAAGTGGGTGCCCGAATACCAGACCGTCGACGGTTCGTCCCAGTGGCGCACGAGGTCGCGCACCTGGTCGGGCGACACGATGCGATCGACGATGCCGCCGAACACCGCGCGGTGTTCCAGTGGCACGCGTGACGGCATCGCGAGGGGCGAGACGACGGTCAACACCTCGCGCATCCGCTCGGGGGTGAGCCCGACGTGCCGCGACGCGCGCTGTTGCCAGGGACCGCCGTGGCGATAGAAGGTCCGCGCGAAGTCGGTGGCCGGGATCCCGGCGACTGCGCAGGCGAGCCCTTCGTCGAGGCTCGACAGCAGGGCCGTGTTGTAGCCGCCGAGGGAGAGACCGTAGACGCCGATCGGCGCGTCGCTCT
It encodes:
- a CDS encoding MFS transporter, producing MADHDDRSADAGGPTGPADDAPTPAAASVIEEDPRLVPWRKAVFGSGDFTVNTVLTTLSLVYVTFFLVNIAGLSPALAGAVQLVGRLFDAFADPAMGRFSDRCPWKWGRRRPFFVLGAIPCGAAFGLMWLQLGTDSQWAMFAYYTSVYVVMSLSMTVLAVPYLALQPELALGYDARTSLNAYRNAGSIVGVFAAILLRPIADALGGGPEGYMAVGALYGAMIALPWFAIYGVTWERPDFQDRANETSFFEGVRIAAKNANFRALVGLYLCGRTAMDLVAAVLIIYFTAWLFRTGDFEITMGLFFVLVVLSLPFWVRFAQGLEKSSVFMVGSLWWAVSLAVLIFVQPDWPRMLILAAAPIGAIGYAVMDLMPWSMLGEVVDEDDLETGERREGTFYGLFMFLRKLAGTLAVAVALFVLERRGYAAYGPQPWEALTTIRWSASLVPAFFVLLSVWFARSYTLTRARHNEILAALDARNANAPVSGGDASPA